In one Silene latifolia isolate original U9 population chromosome 10, ASM4854445v1, whole genome shotgun sequence genomic region, the following are encoded:
- the LOC141608437 gene encoding putative F-box/FBD/LRR-repeat protein At4g00315, with amino-acid sequence MMFGENVAKVKRGTVDRISELREFILHNILSIFDTREAGRASVLSKRWYQAWSSVPVLDFRIQHCEKEILYCVSLMFGFRVNVGEGQCILEIIDRTMLRYDTHKYRIRKLYLELPTSNEKIERLVDKWIRIAVQNQVEELFIRSLSVYSYVTPNYRLPEILFRAKSLKVLNCRNIVLPYYETMELISLEYLTLDTDTVDTDLLHRILSFCPLVEFVTSTDLEHKKSEQGSSKHLRELQISSATITDDIVSKLAYGLWTCVFRKFSIGFMLNAEMHYDLKELRIKEGLDLVKVTIDAPNLIEFWYNCEVETSLSLVRVLEHCNAQFIPLVRAYNIP; translated from the exons ATGATGTTTGGGGAAAATGTAGCAAAGGTGAAAAGGGGTACAGTTGATAGAATTTCGGAGCTTCGGGAATTTATACTACATAATATTCTTTCAATTTTCGATACCAGAGAGGCGGGTCGTGCTAGTGTATTGTCTAAGAGGTGGTATCAAGCTTGGTCCTCTGTTCCGGTTTTAGATTTTCGGATTCAGCACTGTGAGAAGGAAATTTTGTATTGTGTTTCATTGATGTTTGGTTTCCGTGTTAATGTTGGTGAAGGTCAATGTATTCTGGAGATCATAGATAGGACAATGCTAAGATACGATACTCATAAGTATAGAATACGGAAACTTTATCTTGAGCTTCCTACGTCGAATGAAAAGATTGAACGTTTGGTTGATAAATGGATAAGGATTGCGGTGCAAAACCAAGTCGAGGAGTTATTTATTAGAAGTCTATCCGTCTACTCATATGTCACACCAAACTACAGGCTTCCGGAGATTCTATTTCGAGCcaaatctttgaaagttttgaattGTAGGAACATTGTGCTGCCATATTATGAGACCATGGAACTTATCTCCCTTGAGTATCTGACTTTGGATACGGACACTGTAGATACGGATTTGCTTCACAGAATTCTCTCTTTTTGCCCCTTGGTTGAATTCGTTACATCAACTGACCTTGAACATAAGAAAAGTGAACAAGGGAGCTCAA AACACTTGAGAGAATTGCAGATCAGTAGTGCTACTATAACAGATGATATTGTTTCAAAGCTGGCATATGGATTATGGACTTGTGTCTTTAGAAAGTTTAGTATTGGATTCATGCTCAATGCTGAAATGCATTATGATCTCAAGGAACTTCGAATCAAAGAGGGCTTAGACTTGGTGAAAGTTACAATTGACGCCCCTAACTTGATCGAGTTTTGGTACAACTGTGAAGTGGAGACCTCTTTGTCGTTGGTCAGAGTGCTAGAGCATTGTAATGCACAATTCATCCCATTGGTGAGGGCATATAATATTCCATAA